The stretch of DNA GCTGCATACTCGGTATCTCCTTTTGCTAGGTCATTCCAAACAATAACCATAGCAATACAACGGGCTAAACCAATCATAATAAGGCCAACCATGTACTCTGGTTTATCTGGAAGAAAGATAATAGCTAATAAAAACATAAGGATCGGCCCGATGATCCAGTTTTGTACCAGGGACAAAGTGAGGACCTTAACATCTTTAAAAACACGCCCAATTTCCTCATAACGAACTTTTGCTAACGGAGGGTACATCATTAAAATTAAACCAATGGCAAGTGGAATGGATGTAGTTCCTACTTGTAAACTGTTCATGTTATCTACAAAGCCTGGAAAGACAAATCCTAATCCAATCCCTATAGCCATAGCTAGAAAAATCCATAGTGTTAGATACCTATCAAGGAATGATAAGCGTTTTTTCTCAAAATTACTCAATTTTTTCACTCCCTATTGTTAACACCCACATTGAAGTGTAGGGTTGCTTTTTTCAATTTGTTTAATTTTCTCTGTCTGGTCTGGTACATGTTCTAAAATGTCTTCAATAAGTCCATATAGCTCACTTTGCTGTTTTAAGGAATAATAAATCCATTGTCCTCTTCGTTCTTCCTTAACCATGCCTGCATCCTTTAATTTACGAAGATGCTGACTGATGGATGGCTGGCTCATCTCAAATACTTCTAGGAATTCACAGACGCAGCACTCACGTTGTTTTAAGATAGCAATGATAGATAAACGTGTTTTATCACCTAATAATTTCAAGACGTTCGCCGCACGATCCAAATCAACCTTTGATTTCAGCATCAATAACCCCTCCTCCGTTACATAAGCAAATAATAATTTACTTATATGAAAGTCAAATATAGCTTTTTTAATTATCTGTTAGACTTTAGCAACTTATACATTTTATATAGAAATTAATATATAACTATTTGCTTATATATTAAAACAACGAACAAATGAATTCAAGAACTTAAATGTAAAGTTCTCGTAAATAAATAAGATTGATTTTAGACTAAAGTATTTTCTCCATCGCCATGACATCAACAAATTTACCATCTAAAATTCCTTGGTTTTTAAATACCCCTACTTCCCTAAAACCCATTTTTGTATATAATCCCTGTCCTATTTTATTAAAAGGAAATGTAAACAAAACTATTTTATGAAAGCCATTTTCTTTAGCAAGGAATTCAAGTTCAGATAAAAGCTTTTTGCCAATTCCCTTTCCTCTATATTCTCTTGAAATATAAACAGAAAGATCGGCAACCCCGTCATAAGCGCATCGGTTATTGTATTGATTCAAAGAAGCCCAGCCAACAATTTGATCTTCATATTCTGCTACAATCACCTTATATCGACCCTGATGCTTCTCAAACCACTCCTTCATATAGGAGACATCTTTTGTTTCCGTTTCAAGCGTGGCAATTCTATCTTCAATACCTTGATTGTAAATAGATTGTATGAACGGAAGATCCAATTCTTCAGCTATTCGTATAACTACTTCTTCCATCATTCACATCTCCTTTAATAAAAATCACAATCTATTTACTTATACACTAGTACAATGAAAAATTTATTTCAATTCCTTATAGGTAACTTTCTTGTAAAAGTGACGTCTAACAATATGGATATTAGAATTTTCAGAATTAATATTAACAAAAGTAGAAAAAGGGGGATTTTAATGAAATTGATGTTAGTCATTTCGTCGTTTGTGGGTTTTCTTATTTTTCTTGGTTGGACCATTTTTGCCTCTAAGAACAAAACAGATAAAACTAAAGTCCAAATGATTGGCACTGGTGTCTTTCTTCTTTTAACCTTTGGGGCACTTTTCTCTTTTCAAAATGACTCAACTAAAGAAGTAAAACCACCTAAAGTGGTAAAGACAGTAGCCAAACCTACTTCTGAAGAAAAGCCCAAAGCTGAAGAACAAAACAAAGCAAATGAACAAAAGCCAACAGAGGAACAGCCCAAAGCAGAACCTGTTGATAAACGAGTAGACATTGTCCATGGGCCAGCGAGTAAAGTGAAAGGCCCAGCAGATCCAAAATATGTAATGGATGTCGCTTATGACTCTAGTAAACATGTAATAACAGGGAAAATGACTGTTGATTTTATTAATAATTTAGATGTAGATTTAACGAACTTATATTTCAACGTCTGGGCAAATGCAAACACCTATTTAGCGGTAACTAAAAAAGAGTCCAATGTAACTGTTGATCAATTAAAGGTAAATGGTCAACCTGCGACCTATTCCCTTGACGGAACCGCTCTACATATACCTGAGGTGAGTATTAAAAAGAAAGAAAAAGGCAAAGTGGAAATGAATTTTACAGTTACAGTGCCAGAAGCACTGGATCGCTTTGGCTGGAATAAAACGACCACCTCATTAGGGAACTGGTTTCCTATTCTTGCCGTTTATGATAACGAGGGGTGGAACGCAGACCCTTATTTCAATGGTGGTGAATCCTTTTATTCGTTATCAGGACAATATGATGTAACCCTTACAACTGAAAAAGAGCAAATCATCGCTACAACAGGAACCGAGG from Bacillus sp. SLBN-46 encodes:
- a CDS encoding metalloregulator ArsR/SmtB family transcription factor: MLKSKVDLDRAANVLKLLGDKTRLSIIAILKQRECCVCEFLEVFEMSQPSISQHLRKLKDAGMVKEERRGQWIYYSLKQQSELYGLIEDILEHVPDQTEKIKQIEKSNPTLQCGC
- a CDS encoding arsinothricin resistance N-acetyltransferase ArsN1 family A, whose product is MEEVVIRIAEELDLPFIQSIYNQGIEDRIATLETETKDVSYMKEWFEKHQGRYKVIVAEYEDQIVGWASLNQYNNRCAYDGVADLSVYISREYRGKGIGKKLLSELEFLAKENGFHKIVLFTFPFNKIGQGLYTKMGFREVGVFKNQGILDGKFVDVMAMEKIL
- a CDS encoding M1 family metallopeptidase is translated as MKLMLVISSFVGFLIFLGWTIFASKNKTDKTKVQMIGTGVFLLLTFGALFSFQNDSTKEVKPPKVVKTVAKPTSEEKPKAEEQNKANEQKPTEEQPKAEPVDKRVDIVHGPASKVKGPADPKYVMDVAYDSSKHVITGKMTVDFINNLDVDLTNLYFNVWANANTYLAVTKKESNVTVDQLKVNGQPATYSLDGTALHIPEVSIKKKEKGKVEMNFTVTVPEALDRFGWNKTTTSLGNWFPILAVYDNEGWNADPYFNGGESFYSLSGQYDVTLTTEKEQIIATTGTEVGSPKINGALATHKYKAENVRDFAMEMDPTYKIKQTKVGNVNVNVYYKDEHTEYVDLMEYGSKSLQLFSEKFGAYPWPELDICAMEGWFGGMEYPQLVMISIPSDGKAARIDSTTAHEIGHQWFYGIIGNNEFDEPWLDESFASYAAALFDKSLDSSMPVEEARLADAHLTHSIDQFYENGTESKRNYYYTIYAYGAQTVDDLRKELGDDQFYASIKAYFKAMKFGVSTTADFIRIMQETSKRDLTKFFEAHRVFLSDQEVVEVSS